The sequence below is a genomic window from Ciceribacter thiooxidans.
TTCGAGTGAAGGATGAGGCGGCACGCAGGTCCGATCTCCCCCCTTGAGGGGGAGATGTCACGAAGTGACAGAGGGGGGTGAAGCACAATCATCATGCCTTGCCCTCCTTACGCGCGCGCTTCTTCGATGACGGTTTTGCCGGCTCGACGGGCGAGACGACGGCGGCCGTGACCGGCGGCACGGGCGCGATGCGGATGCGGATCAATGCCAGGATCGCAAGCCCGGTGATCATCACCACCGAAATCTCGCCGAGCGTATCTGTGCCGCGGAAGTCGACGATGATGACGTTCACGACGTTGGCGCCGTGGGCGATCGCCTTGGAATAGGCATTGAAGAAATCGGTGAGAGCGCCGTTGAAGGGAAGCTGCGTCGTCTTCAGCAGCATCAGCGCGAAGCCGAGACCGCCGGCGGCCGCGATCGTGCCGTCGAAGACAAGCTCGCGCAGCGTGCGGTGATCGGAGGGCGACAGCCGGAGCCGCGTCATGACCAGCGCCAGGATGACGACCGAGAGCGTCTCGACCATGAACTGGGTGAAAGAGAGGTCCGGCGCGCCGAAAAGCAGGAAGATGACGGCGACGGCAAAACCCTGGATGCCAAGCGAGACGATGGCGGTCAGCCGGTCGCCAGCCGTCAGCACGGCGAAGAGGCCGATGATGGCGATGGCGAAGAAGGTGAGCTGGTGGAAGCCGACATCTTCCGGCCAGACGGGCATCGCCGGCAGCTCGCCATAGACGAAGGGCGGCACCAGCAGCACGACCGCGAGCAGCACGAAGGTCGCCGTCACGTAGACGTCGAGGCGGCCGTCCTGCACGATCCGCGTGACGCGGAAGGAGAGCCGGACGAGCCCGCGGATGAAGGCATCGAAGCCGCGATCCGGCCCCGGTCCGAGGATGTCGAGCAGGCGCGCCATGCCGCCGCGAACGGCCGACAACGACAGATAGAGGCCGACGCCGATGGCGATCGTCAGCACGGAGAGCGCAAGCGGCACGCCGATATGCGGCATCAGACCGATGGTGACCGTCTCCGCCTCGCCGGCGACGGCGCTCGCCATCGGCGAGGAGACGTAACGGTGCGACAGGCCGGAGAGCACGGCGGCGACAAGGCCGGATAGCGCAAGCACGGCCGGTCCGAGCCAGAGCAGCGCCGGGCCTTCATGGGCGTGCTTCGGTGTCTTGACCTCGCGCCCGAGGAAAGGCTTCAGCGCCACCGCGAAGGCGACGGCGAACATCAGCGCATTGCCGGCAACGGCGACGCCCGTGAAGAGGATGGCGCGCGGATCACCGCCGGCGAGTGCGGCATAGATCTCCTCCTTGGCGAGGAAGCCGAAGAAGGGCGGCAGGCCGGCCATCGAGAGCGCCGCAAGCACGGCGGCGGCGAAGGTGATCGGCATCGCCTTCCTCAAGCCGCCGAGTTTCGTCACGTCGCGGGTGCCCGATTCGTGGTCGATCAGGCCGGCGACCATGAAGAGCGCGCCCTTGAACATCGAATGGGCGACGAGATAGAGCACGGCCGCCTCGACGGCATAGGGCGAGCCGAAGCCGGTCAGCATCACGAGAAGGCCGAGCGAAGCGACCGTCGTATAGGCGAGCATCAGCTTCAGGTCCGTCTGGCGCACCGCCAGCAGTCCGCCGACGAGCAGCGTCACGCCGCCGAAGAGCGGCAGCAGCAGTTCCCAGGCGGGCGTTGCCCCCATCACCGGATTGAGCCGCATCAACAGGTAGACGCCGGCCTTCACCATGGTCGCGGAATGCAGGTAGGCGGAAACCGGCGTCGGCGCCTCCATGGCGTTCGGCAGCCAGAAATGGAAGGGGAACTGCGCCGACTTGGTGAAGGCACCGCCGAGCACGAGCAGAAGCGCCGCCCAATAGAACGGGCTTTCGCGCAGCACGTCGCCGCCGTGGACGAGCAGCGAAAGCTGGGTGACGCCGGAGATGTCCCAGAGGAAGATGAGGCCGGCGAGCAGCAGCAGTCCACCGCCGCCCGTCACCACCAATGCCTGCAGGGCCGCCCGCCGCGAGGCCTCGCGGGCATGATCGAAGCCGATCAGCAGGAAGGAGGTGATCGAGGTCAGTTCCCAGAAGACGAAGAGCATCAGCAGGCTGTCGGAGACGACGACGCCGAGCATCGAGCCCATGAACATCAGGATGAAGGAGAAGAACCGCCCCTGCTGCGGGTGACCCTTCATGTAGCCGCCGGAATAGAGCACGATCAGCGTGCCGATGCCGGTGATCAAGAGCGCGAAGGTGAGCGAGAGCCCGTCGAGGAACCAGGAGAAGGAAAGGCCGAGGCTCGGCACCCACGGATAGCCGCCGGTGACGACCTCGCCGCCGGCGATTTCCGGCAGAAAGCCGGCGAAATGGGCGAAGGCGAAGGCCGGGACCAGCGCCAGAAGCCAGGCGGCGTTGTGGCCGAGACGGGCGGTGAGAACGGGCGCGAGTGCAGCGCCGGCAAAGGGCAGAAGCATTGCGAGCAATGTCAGGCCGGCTCCATCCACGGGCATCTGTTCTCCTTCTTCACGCAGCGCGGCGGAACCTTTCAGCCCTCGCCGGAGGTGCCCATCCTGTTAGGGCAAAGAGGCCCCCGCCTCAAGGGCAAAGGGAATTTCCGGCCCGGACGGCATCCGCCCGGACATGTCGCGCGGCAGTGTTGGAAAATGCGCCTGCCAATGCAAGCGGTCGGCGCCCGCGCAGGCCGGTCAAAATTCCGTTATCCCCCGGAAATCGGAGGGAGGCGATGCAATGAAGCGCCGGACGGTGGGGCGCGCCGCCCGGCTTCACCGCATGGAGAAGAGTTCCTGATGGAAGCGCTTCTTGACGTCGAAGCCCTGGCCGGCGAGATCGCGCTTCAGGGCATCGGCAAAACCGACGGGACCGCAGAACCAGACACTCGCCTCCCGCCACTCCGGCACCGCCGCACGGATCCGCTCCCCGGTCAGCAGGCCGTCGCGGGCGTTGATGAAGATATGCAGCCGCACGCCGGCGGCCGCGGCATCGGCCGTCAGACGCGCAAACGCGTCCTCGTCGAGCTCGGCCGAGGAGTGAAAGAGGTCGATCGCCTGGCCGGCACGCCGGTCGGGCTGCGCCGCGAGGTATTTCATCCGGGCGATGAAGGGCGTGATACCGATGCCGCCGCCGATCCAGATCTGGCGGGGACATCCGTCGTCGAAGGTGAAGCGGCCATAGGGACCCTCGACCCGCACTTCCTGGCCGACGCTCAGCGTATCCGGCAGACGGCTCGTGTAATCCCCGAGCGCCTTGGTGATGAAGGTGATGCTGCGGTCGGTGGCATTCCAGGCCGAGGCGATGGTGAAGGGATGCGCGCCCTCGCCCTTGTCGGAGGTGACGAAGGCGAACTGGCCGGGCTCGTGGCCGCACCAGCCGGGCTCCATCGTCATGCCGATCTCGAGCGCGCGGACGCCGGGATATTTCGTGAGCGCGGTGATGTTGCCCATCGCCTGCCGGCTGATCCCCACCCGCCGCAGGAGGACAATGACGGCGGCGACGGTGCCGCAGGCAAGCAGCACGGCGAGCACGACGCCGAGCGGCTGCGTCCAGTAGGCGAATTCGGCAAGCACCACCGTGTGGAAGGCGAGCACGAGATAGGTGACGGCGAGCAGCCGGTGCGTCTTGAAGAACCACCAGTAGGAAAAGCGCGGAACGAGCGCCAGCACGATCAGCAGGACGGAGATATAGAAGGCCCATTCGCCGAGCCCTTCGGCGGGATCACGAAGGCCCGCGAGGAATTGCTGGACGGGGTTTTCGATCGGCGGGCGCGGGCCCCGCTCCGGCCGCGTGACGAGGCCGAGGTCGATCGCCCAGCCGGCGCCTTCGAACCAGAGCCAGTGGGCGAGCGAGAAGACCAGGGCGGAAATGCCGAGCCACCTGTGCAGCCGGTACATCTTGTCGAGCCCGCCGAGCCAGGTCTCCGGCCAGCCGGGCCTCAGCGCCAGGACGAGCGCGATGCTCATCGCGCCGATGGCGAGGACGCCGCTGTACTGGATCATCGCTGCACGCAGCGCAAAGACGTTTTCCGACTGGAAGACGTCCGGCTCGGCGGCGAGCCAGAGCAGGCTCAAAAGGACCAGTGTTCCCCACAAGGCGAGTTTGATACTGCGCATGGCACGCTTCCCCTCTTCGCGGCAGAAACCGGCAGCCGGAACCGAAGAGAGGGTGCCCCTCGGCGTCCCCGGCCCGTCCCCCGACTGCGGATGAGTCCGCACGTCTCTTATACAGGCAAAGCGCGCCGGCGCCGAGGAGGAGCTGCAGGCGCAATTGTCGCGGCGGTTCCGGCGCCCTATCTTTGGCAGGACGAACAGGGAGACGAGCGATGACCAACGACGTGACGACGACCCGGATCGAAAAGACCGACGAGGAATGGCGCGGGCAGCTGACGGCGGAGCAGTACCATATCCTGCGCGAGCACGGCACCGAACGGCCCTTCACCGGCCCCTACTGGAACACCTTCCAGCTCGGGCTCTACCGCTGCGCGGCCTGCGACACGCCGCTCTTCCGCTCCGATACCAAGTTCGACGCCGGCTGCGGCTGGCCGAGCTATTTCGCACCGGTCAGGCCGGGGCAGTCACCGAGCACCGCGACACCTCGCACGGCATGGTGCGCACCGAAATCCGCTGCGGTACCTGCGGCGGCCACCTCGGCCACGTCTTCCCCGACGGCCCGAAACCGACGGGCCTGCGCTACTGCACCAACGGCCACGCGATGGTGTTCGAGCCGGAGGGGTGAAGGGGAAAGGGACGGCGTTCCGCCTCCCCCGCCCCTTCTACGCTCCCGCCTGCTTCGGCTTCAGCTTGAAGGTGATGCTCGCTTCGGCGCCGGCTTCGGCGATGAAGAGGAGTTCGCCGGAGGCACTGAGTGTGAAGCCGACTTCGATCTCCTCGACGTGCCAGCCTTCGGCGCGCTCGGAGACGGTGGCGCCGAGGCCGACCAGCGTGTCGACGGTGCCGCGCCATTGTTCCACGACCTTGTCGGCGCCGACCCTGGCGATGCCGCCGACGGCGGTGGCAAACCCCTTGGTCAGAACGCGTTCGCCGATCTCCTCGCGAGAGAGCGTCGGGACGAACGCAGGCGCCTTTTCCGGAACGAAGATCGAGATTTCGAAATGCTTTTCTTTCGGCACCGGATTTCCCTCCTGCCGGGTTTGCGGAGACGTCCATCATCTCCAGTTGCAATCATTACAGCGAAAATCCCTTGAATTGCATCCGCGCCTATTCACGGGTTTCGCCCGGCACGACCGGAGGGCGGCGAG
It includes:
- a CDS encoding putative monovalent cation/H+ antiporter subunit A; the encoded protein is MPVDGAGLTLLAMLLPFAGAALAPVLTARLGHNAAWLLALVPAFAFAHFAGFLPEIAGGEVVTGGYPWVPSLGLSFSWFLDGLSLTFALLITGIGTLIVLYSGGYMKGHPQQGRFFSFILMFMGSMLGVVVSDSLLMLFVFWELTSITSFLLIGFDHAREASRRAALQALVVTGGGGLLLLAGLIFLWDISGVTQLSLLVHGGDVLRESPFYWAALLLVLGGAFTKSAQFPFHFWLPNAMEAPTPVSAYLHSATMVKAGVYLLMRLNPVMGATPAWELLLPLFGGVTLLVGGLLAVRQTDLKLMLAYTTVASLGLLVMLTGFGSPYAVEAAVLYLVAHSMFKGALFMVAGLIDHESGTRDVTKLGGLRKAMPITFAAAVLAALSMAGLPPFFGFLAKEEIYAALAGGDPRAILFTGVAVAGNALMFAVAFAVALKPFLGREVKTPKHAHEGPALLWLGPAVLALSGLVAAVLSGLSHRYVSSPMASAVAGEAETVTIGLMPHIGVPLALSVLTIAIGVGLYLSLSAVRGGMARLLDILGPGPDRGFDAFIRGLVRLSFRVTRIVQDGRLDVYVTATFVLLAVVLLVPPFVYGELPAMPVWPEDVGFHQLTFFAIAIIGLFAVLTAGDRLTAIVSLGIQGFAVAVIFLLFGAPDLSFTQFMVETLSVVILALVMTRLRLSPSDHRTLRELVFDGTIAAAGGLGFALMLLKTTQLPFNGALTDFFNAYSKAIAHGANVVNVIIVDFRGTDTLGEISVVMITGLAILALIRIRIAPVPPVTAAVVSPVEPAKPSSKKRARKEGKA
- a CDS encoding ferredoxin reductase family protein, whose amino-acid sequence is MRSIKLALWGTLVLLSLLWLAAEPDVFQSENVFALRAAMIQYSGVLAIGAMSIALVLALRPGWPETWLGGLDKMYRLHRWLGISALVFSLAHWLWFEGAGWAIDLGLVTRPERGPRPPIENPVQQFLAGLRDPAEGLGEWAFYISVLLIVLALVPRFSYWWFFKTHRLLAVTYLVLAFHTVVLAEFAYWTQPLGVVLAVLLACGTVAAVIVLLRRVGISRQAMGNITALTKYPGVRALEIGMTMEPGWCGHEPGQFAFVTSDKGEGAHPFTIASAWNATDRSITFITKALGDYTSRLPDTLSVGQEVRVEGPYGRFTFDDGCPRQIWIGGGIGITPFIARMKYLAAQPDRRAGQAIDLFHSSAELDEDAFARLTADAAAAGVRLHIFINARDGLLTGERIRAAVPEWREASVWFCGPVGFADALKRDLAGQGFDVKKRFHQELFSMR
- a CDS encoding Pepco domain-containing protein, which encodes MPKEKHFEISIFVPEKAPAFVPTLSREEIGERVLTKGFATAVGGIARVGADKVVEQWRGTVDTLVGLGATVSERAEGWHVEEIEVGFTLSASGELLFIAEAGAEASITFKLKPKQAGA